Genomic segment of Xanthomonas sp. DAR 35659:
CACGCCGTCGCGGACCGCGAAATCGCCGAAGGCGCAGCGCACCGGAATCTCGCGGTCCTTGGTGACCAGGAACTTCAGCGATTCGGCCACGTCCAGGCCGGCCAGTTCCATGATCAGGTTGCTGATGTGGCCCTTGCCCATGCCGATGGCGACGCTGCCGTCGGCACTGCCGAGCATCTGCGCGATCGAGTTGCCGGTGCCGGCCAGGGCGATCTCGCCCCCGATCGCGCCGGAGGCTTCCTTGGCCAGCTTCCCGTCCGGGAACAGCTTCGCCAGTTGCACGCCGCGCAGGGAGATCTGCGCGCGGGTGGCGATGGCCGGCTTGCGCGCATCCATGCGGATGTCCGAACGCAGGTCGCCGCCGGCCACGCCGAAATTCAGCGGTTGCAGCAGCAGGACGCCGTCGTTGAGTTTCAGGTGCGCATCCATGTCGTCCAGCGGCAGCGTCTGCGCGTTGATCCGCTGCGCCTTCCAGCGCACGTCGGCATCCATCGCGCGCAGCTTGCCGAGGTTGTAGGGGGTGGATGGCAGTACCTTGTCGTCGGCTGCGAGCTTGGCCGCCTGCGCTTTCTGCTCCGCGTTGGCGGTCTCGCCGGCGCCGGTGCGCGGCGGCGCGCCGACGAAGCCGGCGAGGTCGTCGAAATCCAGGCGCCGCGAGCGCAAGTCAGCGCGCAGGAACGGACGTTGCCCGGCGGTGTCGATCTGCACGTCGCCGGCCAGGTCGCTGTCGCCGGCGCGACCGCTGAAATTCTCGTAGCGCCAGACTTCGCCGTTGCGCTTGAGCCGGCCGTCGAGCTGATACGGCGGCGTGGACGGAATGGCGATGCCGAGCAGGGGATACAGGTGCGCCATGTCCGCGCCGGCCAGGGTCAGTTGCAGGTCGAACACGCGCAACTGGAAGGGATTGGTCAGCGTGCCGCGCATGTGCGCACGGGTGCTGCCGGCGCTGCCGCGCAGATCGACGCGGAACGGGTGGTCGCTCTCGCTCAGTTCCAGCGGCGAGGCGGTGCTGC
This window contains:
- a CDS encoding AsmA family protein; this translates as MAREPVSASGARRRSWPWRRNDGRLRRWPFVLGALVLLLLIVILVFDWNWFKGPVERAVQAKTGRGLHIDGDLDVDLGGTITIRGDRLRFANADWSKQPQMADAQRAEIDLALWPLLRGKVRIPEIRLTRPNLLLETGPDGRPGNWNFGGGGGSQVVLGRLLVQQGRLKFQDVRGRTDIDVSVDSLVSQRRRGDAAPPIAVAGDGRWRGNPFTLKGSTASPLELSESDHPFRVDLRGSAGSTRAHMRGTLTNPFQLRVFDLQLTLAGADMAHLYPLLGIAIPSTPPYQLDGRLKRNGEVWRYENFSGRAGDSDLAGDVQIDTAGQRPFLRADLRSRRLDFDDLAGFVGAPPRTGAGETANAEQKAQAAKLAADDKVLPSTPYNLGKLRAMDADVRWKAQRINAQTLPLDDMDAHLKLNDGVLLLQPLNFGVAGGDLRSDIRMDARKPAIATRAQISLRGVQLAKLFPDGKLAKEASGAIGGEIALAGTGNSIAQMLGSADGSVAIGMGKGHISNLIMELAGLDVAESLKFLVTKDREIPVRCAFGDFAVRDGVMDARALAFDSTDTLLIGSGSIDLDQEKLDLLLKARPKDRSILSLRSPLRVGGTFKDPSFRPDFKALGVRGAVALALGSIAPPAALLATLETGPGKDADCGGHYAK